The proteins below come from a single Pichia kudriavzevii chromosome 2, complete sequence genomic window:
- a CDS encoding uncharacterized protein (PKUD0B10850; similar to Saccharomyces cerevisiae YPL226W (NEW1); ancestral locus Anc_6.251) produces the protein MPPKFVKFDPNAPDFNPNGSSFNPGNTNWGAQDTGYTGYQGAGQTYNQGFNTNFNSNYNNNYGSSRYQSNTRQFNNKKRQPKNMSYDEFLAMQQGTLNNKVTSANSSAVSSRANSSTNIASSVAMGANPSTSSVSSISSALEKLDITPISTQLSEMNRATKISEIREQCNAISDLIFQEGAHAIVDWKIAEVLKTLSKPKNNALLREGASILIQTLSRKFAGATPFEAYFVDLFTYAFELFTDKENTVKRAAQNAVDSLYGMFPTEAKASTLVGLFLNILKSSAKWQSKIACLKLFERLIEECPADLLELEFYKAVPILTDMATDFKPELAKEGMKVLKQFVNVLDNLDLSPRYDIIVETLANPSNVPNCIKTLASVTFVAEVTEPALSLLAPIIDKSLKMSSSSQEQLRQTVKITENLTRLVNNKREIEKYIPILLPGLKQVVETASLPEVRDMANDALHVVEDAEKEHGDGKFHGRLTKETAVEYVEQFSEKVKSDTIFNFLVGIVVSDSNINNWDALSEYFNMALESFYNGDEEQKKLDVESMVLKLKTLFTPDAVKDDEEDGIVIVNTPFSLAYGARMLLNRTNLRLIKGHRYGLCGRNGVGKSTLMRAINNGQLEGFPDQSELKTCFVEHKLQGEEGDLNLVDFIASDPDLSSATKEEIASALESVGFNEERRAQKVGSLSGGWKMKLELARAMLLKADILLLDEPTNHLDVSNVKWLENYLVEHTDITSLIVSHDSGFLDTVCTDIIHYENKKLVYYKGNLSDFVEIKPEAKAYYTLTDSNVKMHFPAPGLLTGVKSNTRSVARMSNVTFTYPGTEKPSLKNVSCSISLSSRVAVLGPNGAGKSTLIKLLTGELVPQEGTVEKHPNLRIGYIAQHALQHVNEHKEKTPNQYLQWRYRFGDDREVLLKESRKIGSDEERKMMEVQIDVDDGRGPRYIEAIVGRQKLKKSFQYEIKWKNWLPKCNSWVPKEVLVEHGFEKLVQKFDDHEASREGLGYRELTPKVIREHFEAIGLDGEIADHTMLGSLSGGQLVKVVIAGAMWNNPHVLVLDEPTNYLDRDSLGALAMAIREWKGAVVMISHNNEFVGALCPEQWIVENGELVTKGVAEIDQSRFEDGGNSEKTKLATELAKKAAAKADTDSSPADIKVKRKKKKMTRNEKKAQEERRRLRYIEWLNSPKGTPKPPNTDDEDEDD, from the coding sequence CTAACTGGGGTGCTCAGGATACAGGATATACCGGTTATCAAGGTGCAGGCCAGACATATAATCAAGGTTTCAATACTAATTTTAACAGCAACTATAACAATAACTATGGAAGCAGCAGGTATCAAAGCAACACTAGACAATTtaacaacaaaaagagaCAACCAAAGAATATGTCATACGATGAGTTCCTGGCAATGCAACAAGGCACTTTAAATAACAAAGTGACCAGTGCCAATTCCTCTGCAGTCTCTTCTCGTGCAAACTCAAGTACGAACATTGCTTCCTCTGTTGCCATGGGTGCAAACCCATCTACCTCTTCAGTTTCGTCTATTTCATCTGCGCTAGAAAAACTAGATATTACGCCAATTTCAACACAATTATCAGAAATGAATAGGGCCACGAAAATCTCCGAAATCCGTGAACAATGTAACGCAATCAGTGACTTAATATTTCAAGAAGGTGCCCATGCAATTGTCGATTGGAAAATTGCAGAGGTTCTCAAGACTTTGAgtaaaccaaaaaataatgcTCTACTAAGGGAAGGTGCGTCTATTTTAATTCAAACATTAAGTCGTAAATTTGCAGGTGCAACCCCATTTGAGGCATATTTTGTTGATCTTTTCACATATGCGTTTGAGCTTTTCACCGACAAGGAAAACACAGTCAAGAGAGCGGCACAAAATGCAGTCGATTCATTGTACGGTATGTTCCCAACGGAAGCAAAGGCGTCTACTTTAGTTGGATTATTCCTCAAtatcttgaaatcaagtGCAAAGTggcaatcaaaaattgCTTGCTTGAAACTATTTGAAAGACTCATTGAGGAGTGTCCAGCTGATTTATTGGAACTGGAGTTCTACAAAGCGGTTCCTATTTTAACAGATATGGCTACCGATTTCAAACCAGAACTAGCAAAGGAAGGTATGAAGGTGTTGAAGCAATTTGTTAACGTTTTGGATAATTTAGATTTATCCCCTAGATATGACATCATTGTTGAAACATTGGCAAATCCATCGAATGTTCCAAATTGTATCAAGACTTTAGCTTCTGTAACTTTCGTGGCAGAAGTCACCGAACCTGCACTTTCTTTACTTGCCCCAATTATTGATAAGTCCTTGAAAATGTCATCCTCTTCTCAAGAACAATTGAGACAGACTGTCAAAATCACCGAGAATTTGACCAGATTAGTCAATAACAAACGTGAAATCGAAAAGTACATTCCTATTTTGCTTCCAGGTTTGAAGCAAGTTGTTGAGACTGCGTCCCTTCCAGAAGTTAGAGATATGGCCAATGACGCATTACATGTTGTTGAGGATGCTGAAAAGGAGCACGGTGATGGTAAGTTCCACGGTAGAttaacaaaagaaactgCAGTAGAGTATGTCGAGCAATTCAGCGAAAAGGTCAAAAGTGATACGATTTTTAACTTTTTAGTTGGAATTGTCGTTTCGGACTCTAACATTAATAATTGGGATGCATTGTCTGAATATTTTAACATGGCTTTAGAATCGTTTTATaatggtgatgaagaacaaaagaaattagATGTTGAGTCTATGGTGCTAAAGttaaaaactttatttACTCCAGATGCAGttaaagatgatgaagaagatggtaTTGTTATCGTTAATACAcctttttctcttgcaTACGGTGCTAGAATGTTGTTAAACAGAACAAACTTAAGGTTAATCAAGGGACACAGATATGGTCTTTGTGGTAGAAACGGTGTTGGTAAGTCCACATTGATGAGAGCCATCAACAATGGTCAATTAGAAGGTTTCCCTGATCAATCcgaattgaaaacatgttTTGTTGAACATAAATTACAAGGTGAGGAGGGTGACCTAAACTTGGTAGATTTTATTGCTTCTGATCCTGATTTAAGCTCGGCTACAAAGGAAGAGATTGCTTCTGCTTTGGAGTCTGTTGGTTttaatgaagaaagaagagCCCAGAAGGTGGGATCTCTTTCTGGAGGttggaaaatgaaattggAATTAGCTCGTGCAATGTTGTTGAAGGCTGatattttgttgttggatGAACCTACAAACCATTTAGATGTCTCTAATGTCAAATGGTTAGAGAACTATTTAGTTGAACACACCGATATTACTTCCTTAATTGTTTCCCACGATTCTGGTTTCTTGGATACTGTTTGTACAGATATCATTCActatgaaaataaaaagttgGTCTATTATAAGGGTAACTTGTCTGATTTTGTTGAGATCAAACCAGAAGCAAAGGCATACTATACTTTGACTGATTCAAACGTTAAAATGCATTTCCCAGCACCAGGCCTTCTAACCGGTGTTAAATCTAATACAAGGTCTGTTGCAAGAATGTCTAACGTTACATTCACATATCCCGGAACTGAAAAACCatctttgaagaatgtCTCGTGTAGTATTTCCTTATCTTCGAGGGTTGCAGTCTTAGGTCCTAACGGTGCTGGTAAGTCTACTTTAATCAAGTTATTGACAGGTGAATTAGTTCCTCAGGAAGGTACCGTTGAGAAGCACCCAAATTTACGTATTGGTTATATTGCTCAGCATGCATTACAACATGTCAACGAACACAAGGAAAAAACTCCTAACCAATACTTGCAATGGAGATATAGGTTTGGTGATGATAGAGAAGTTTTGCTGAAGGAGTCCCGTAAAATTGGCTCGGATGAAGAGCGTAAAATGATGGAGGTTCAgattgatgttgatgacgGACGTGGCCCTAGATACATTGAAGCCATTGTTGGTAGACAAAAGTTAAAGAAATCCTTCCAATACGAAATTAAATGGAAGAATTGGTTACCAAAATGTAATTCTTGGGTTCCAAAAGAAGTTTTAGTGGAGCATGGTTTCGAAAAGCTTGTTCAAAAGTTTGATGATCATGAAGCTTCTCGTGAAGGTCTTGGTTACAGAGAATTGACTCCAAAAGTTATCAGAGAACATTTTGAAGCTATTGGTTTAGATGGTGAAATTGCCGATCATACTATGTTAGGTTCCCTTTCTGGTGGTCAATTAGTTAAGGTTGTCATTGCCGGTGCTATGTGGAACAATCCACACGTCTTGGTTTTAGACGAACCTACCAACTATTTAGACAGAGACTCCTTGGGTGCCTTAGCAATGGCTATAAGAGAATGGAAGGGTGCTGTTGTTATGATCTCTCACAACAACGAATTCGTAGGTGCATTGTGCCCCGAACAATGGATTGTGGAAAACGGTGAATTGGTTACCAAAGGTGTTGCTGAAATTGACCAATCTCGTTTTGAAGATGGTGGTAACTCTGAAAAGACCAAGCTTGCTACCGAATTAGCCAAAAAGGCCGCGGCAAAAGCTGACACTGATTCATCTCCTGCTGATATTAAAGtaaagagaaagaagaagaagatgacCAGAAACGAGAAGAAGGCACAagaggaaagaagaagg